From Alkalispirochaeta americana, one genomic window encodes:
- a CDS encoding Do family serine endopeptidase: MKKHSLFGVAYLVLALLPGTVAGQSRLDPMTVMEAQQETLRRVSQEVLPVVVEVEVVQRVTRRTMPRMSPFDFFFGRPDPENREQQREFEQRGIGSGIIVRRVDEKVYVLSNDHVIGKAEEINITLHDGRTFKATRVGSDPNTDLALAMFETDQDIPLAVLGDSDTVQVGDFALAVGNPLGFESTVTSGIISAVGRQGPQGQRIPVLTDYIQTDAAINRGNSGGPLVNLRGEVIGINTWIASQTGGSIGLGFAIPVNVASRAINQFIETGSAQYGWLGVNMADPPESPSNSLRESEGGAIVYNLYSGSPAEEAGLRPGDIIVSVGDETIRTSNDLLRAVTRLDPGVRTRFGILREGTRQDVFVRTGSRPSDGEATSPANLWPGMSVVEMTDSIRENLDLSSRDGAVIIGQVSSGSPAAMAGLRSGDIILRVNNTGVSTLREFYRELNRASVADDEVLFRVRRNDTNLIIGLVR, from the coding sequence ATGAAAAAGCACAGTCTCTTTGGTGTGGCATATCTCGTTCTGGCCCTCTTGCCCGGTACCGTGGCGGGACAGAGCCGGCTGGATCCCATGACCGTTATGGAGGCACAGCAGGAAACGCTTCGGCGTGTCTCCCAGGAAGTTCTCCCCGTAGTGGTCGAGGTGGAAGTTGTGCAGCGGGTGACGCGCAGAACGATGCCCCGGATGTCTCCCTTCGACTTCTTTTTTGGCCGTCCCGATCCGGAGAACCGGGAGCAGCAGCGGGAGTTCGAGCAGCGAGGAATCGGTTCGGGCATTATTGTGCGCCGTGTGGATGAGAAGGTGTATGTGCTCAGTAATGATCACGTGATTGGCAAGGCCGAGGAGATCAACATAACCCTTCACGACGGAAGAACCTTTAAAGCTACCCGGGTTGGTTCCGATCCCAATACGGATCTGGCTTTGGCGATGTTTGAGACCGACCAGGATATACCCCTTGCGGTTTTAGGTGATTCCGACACTGTGCAGGTCGGAGACTTTGCTCTGGCTGTAGGAAACCCCTTGGGATTCGAGTCAACTGTTACCAGCGGGATAATCAGCGCTGTGGGACGGCAAGGTCCGCAGGGACAGCGCATTCCCGTTCTCACCGATTATATTCAGACCGATGCGGCGATAAACCGGGGCAACTCCGGGGGGCCTCTGGTCAATTTGAGGGGAGAAGTAATCGGAATAAACACCTGGATCGCTTCCCAGACCGGAGGCAGCATCGGGCTCGGTTTTGCGATCCCCGTAAATGTGGCGAGCAGGGCGATTAATCAGTTTATCGAGACCGGAAGCGCCCAGTACGGGTGGCTGGGTGTCAACATGGCCGATCCTCCCGAAAGTCCCTCCAATTCGCTTCGTGAATCCGAGGGCGGTGCGATCGTCTATAATCTTTACAGCGGGTCTCCTGCGGAAGAGGCCGGTCTGCGGCCTGGCGATATTATCGTCAGTGTAGGTGACGAGACGATACGAACCAGTAACGATCTGCTTCGTGCTGTGACCCGGCTTGATCCAGGCGTACGGACGCGCTTCGGGATTTTGCGCGAGGGAACACGGCAGGATGTATTTGTCAGAACCGGATCCCGGCCCAGCGACGGTGAAGCCACGTCCCCGGCAAATCTGTGGCCCGGTATGTCCGTGGTGGAAATGACCGATTCGATCCGTGAAAATCTTGATCTGTCGAGCCGTGATGGAGCGGTTATTATTGGACAGGTCTCCTCCGGCTCTCCTGCTGCTATGGCAGGTTTGCGAAGCGGAGATATTATCCTGCGGGTAAACAATACCGGCGTTTCGACGCTCCGGGAGTTCTACCGCGAGTTGAACAGGGCCTCAGTCGCTGACGACGAAGTTCTCTTCCGGGTGAGGCGCAACGATACCAATCTGATCATCGGGTTGGTTCGCTAA
- a CDS encoding glycosyltransferase family 2 protein: MKFRENLLSVIVPVYNRETLIRRAICSVLDQALPEGWDLELIVVDDGSSDRTRSSALESCGDDPRTLVLTKPPGGTPGGARNYGVCRASGALLAFLDSDDTWLPGKLLRQIPLHHPGGAIVSHTRERWIRGEREISQEGRRFSAYRRSGDLLKDSLVKCIIGPSTVMIGRSLWEETGGFREDLEVAEDYEYWLRLATLADVSYLQEPFTVKYAGHGDQLSEKYGHIELFRLQGLRDLVENRWFLRCRGDSAQELAENELGRKALIYARGALKRGRTGEAEEYHALAQRYGSQDCDILELL, encoded by the coding sequence GTGAAATTCCGTGAAAACCTCCTGTCGGTGATCGTTCCTGTCTACAATCGGGAGACCTTGATACGCCGGGCGATCTGTTCCGTTCTGGACCAGGCGCTTCCCGAGGGGTGGGATCTGGAATTGATCGTAGTGGACGACGGTTCTTCCGATCGAACCCGGTCATCAGCCCTGGAGTCTTGCGGGGACGACCCCCGGACCCTGGTCCTCACCAAACCCCCTGGAGGGACGCCCGGAGGGGCTCGAAATTATGGAGTTTGCCGGGCCTCCGGAGCTCTCCTGGCCTTTCTGGATTCCGATGACACCTGGCTTCCGGGAAAGCTTCTCCGGCAAATCCCTCTCCACCATCCCGGAGGAGCGATCGTTTCCCATACCCGTGAGCGCTGGATTCGGGGGGAGCGCGAGATTTCCCAGGAAGGACGCCGGTTTTCAGCCTATCGCCGTTCGGGAGATCTTCTGAAAGATTCTCTGGTGAAATGTATCATTGGTCCTTCCACGGTGATGATAGGCAGGTCTCTCTGGGAAGAGACCGGAGGGTTCCGGGAGGATCTGGAAGTGGCCGAGGACTACGAATACTGGTTGCGTCTGGCCACTCTTGCCGATGTCTCCTATTTGCAGGAACCCTTTACGGTAAAATACGCCGGTCACGGAGATCAGCTCTCGGAGAAGTACGGCCACATCGAGCTTTTCCGCCTCCAGGGGCTCCGGGATCTTGTGGAGAACCGATGGTTTCTTCGGTGCCGGGGCGATAGCGCCCAGGAGCTGGCTGAGAACGAGTTGGGTCGCAAGGCCCTGATCTACGCCCGGGGGGCCCTCAAGCGAGGACGGACCGGGGAAGCAGAGGAGTATCACGCTCTGGCGCAGCGGTACGGCAGCCAGGATTGTGATATACTTGAGCTGTTATGA
- a CDS encoding rhodanese-like domain-containing protein, translated as MNNLLVVAGALALLALGVVQRRRGLARNPAPLDAVLTAIEEGALAVDVRSADAFREDHYPGAINLPLEDLSRRMRELTDQERTIILYCESGYSSGLAQRLLARRTSHPVLNAGGLNRLRGQ; from the coding sequence ATGAATAATCTTCTTGTTGTAGCGGGAGCCCTGGCGCTTCTTGCCCTGGGAGTGGTGCAGCGTCGGCGCGGGCTGGCGAGAAACCCCGCACCCCTGGATGCTGTGCTCACGGCCATTGAAGAGGGCGCTCTTGCGGTTGATGTCAGGTCAGCCGATGCCTTCCGGGAGGACCATTACCCCGGTGCGATAAACCTGCCCCTGGAAGACCTCTCCCGAAGGATGCGGGAACTGACAGATCAGGAGCGTACTATTATCCTGTATTGCGAATCGGGGTACTCCAGCGGGCTGGCACAACGTCTTCTGGCTCGCCGGACCTCGCACCCGGTTCTGAACGCCGGGGGCCTCAACCGGTTGAGGGGGCAGTAG
- the argB gene encoding acetylglutamate kinase, giving the protein MELIVKVGGSVAADQQAMASLFQDLASLRIPSVLVHGGGKAVTDLAARLGITSSFHEGVRVTQPREMALVDMVLAGETNTELVRLAQRAGVAAVGLTGADGALLTGTLLFPGEGRTARVSSVNLAVPELLLKEGFLPVIATVGTGEDGLAVNINADEAAQAIACAAARRARKGSPPVHLCFISDTVGVLNDQGRIIPEITTSAIEELIAAGTVKDGMAAKIRSCRSALEAGVARVVIGDYSEAGDITRLLQGTKGTSLVPSSRGSTASERSSP; this is encoded by the coding sequence ATGGAACTAATCGTAAAAGTAGGCGGCAGCGTTGCCGCCGATCAGCAGGCCATGGCCTCGCTGTTTCAGGATCTCGCCTCACTCCGAATCCCGTCGGTTCTTGTCCACGGCGGCGGAAAGGCCGTAACCGATCTGGCGGCACGCCTGGGAATCACCTCCTCCTTTCACGAGGGGGTGAGAGTTACCCAGCCCCGGGAAATGGCCCTGGTGGATATGGTCCTCGCCGGTGAGACCAACACCGAACTGGTCCGTCTGGCCCAGCGGGCGGGTGTCGCCGCGGTGGGGCTCACCGGTGCCGACGGGGCTCTCCTTACAGGAACGCTCCTCTTTCCCGGGGAGGGGCGCACCGCCCGGGTCTCATCGGTGAACCTGGCCGTTCCGGAACTGCTTCTGAAGGAAGGATTTCTACCCGTTATCGCCACGGTGGGCACCGGAGAAGACGGCCTGGCCGTCAACATCAACGCCGACGAGGCGGCCCAGGCGATCGCCTGTGCTGCGGCCAGACGCGCCCGGAAGGGATCTCCCCCTGTGCACCTTTGCTTTATCTCTGATACGGTGGGAGTTCTGAACGACCAGGGCCGGATCATACCAGAAATCACCACCTCTGCCATAGAAGAGCTTATCGCAGCAGGGACGGTCAAGGACGGCATGGCCGCCAAGATTCGCTCCTGCCGTTCCGCCCTGGAGGCGGGAGTTGCCCGGGTGGTCATAGGCGATTACAGCGAGGCCGGAGACATAACCCGACTACTCCAGGGAACAAAAGGAACCTCCCTTGTCCCTTCATCACGAGGATCCACCGCCTCGGAAAGGAGCTCCCCATGA
- the fabF gene encoding beta-ketoacyl-ACP synthase II — MKRVVVTGMGVVSPVGNSLADFWQSLQEGRSGVGPITRFDTTGFVTNYAAEVKDFDPTRRIDRRDARKMDRFSQYAVYAAAEAWEDAGFAGIKSSSGGASFDPERLGVVLGIGIGGFETTEESLRALHEKGPSRVPPMTIPKLIANIGPAHVAISLGALGPVYSLATACASATDAIGSALRHLRDGSLDIVVTGGAEACITPLGIAGFNVIQALSSSFADDPQRASRPFDADRDGFVMGEGAGILVLETLDHALARGARIYAEVAGSGMTDDAYHLTAPHPEGIGAARAIKAALADGGLVPEDIDYVNAHGTSTPVNDPTETRAIRNAFGDHAEKLAVSSTKSMTGHCVGAAGGIEAIASVLAIHDSFIPPTINFEKPGEGCDLDYVPGTGRRQPVRAALSTSLGFGGHNGVIIFRKYE, encoded by the coding sequence ATGAAACGGGTTGTTGTAACTGGAATGGGTGTGGTGAGCCCCGTGGGAAATTCCCTGGCCGATTTCTGGCAATCCCTCCAGGAGGGAAGGAGCGGCGTTGGTCCGATTACACGGTTTGATACTACAGGGTTTGTAACAAACTACGCCGCTGAGGTGAAGGATTTTGATCCCACCCGGCGGATTGATCGTCGTGATGCCCGGAAAATGGATCGCTTCTCCCAGTACGCTGTCTATGCTGCGGCCGAGGCCTGGGAAGACGCTGGCTTTGCCGGGATAAAGAGCTCCTCGGGCGGTGCATCCTTTGATCCGGAGCGTCTTGGGGTTGTCCTTGGTATCGGAATCGGCGGGTTTGAAACCACCGAAGAATCCCTTCGGGCTCTGCACGAGAAGGGGCCATCCCGGGTTCCTCCCATGACAATTCCAAAGTTGATTGCCAATATTGGGCCTGCCCACGTTGCGATCTCTCTGGGAGCTCTGGGGCCTGTGTACTCCCTGGCTACGGCCTGTGCCAGTGCCACCGATGCAATCGGCAGCGCCCTGCGGCACCTGAGGGATGGGTCCCTGGATATTGTGGTAACTGGAGGGGCCGAGGCCTGCATCACGCCCCTGGGAATTGCCGGGTTTAATGTGATTCAGGCCCTGAGTTCATCCTTTGCTGATGATCCCCAACGCGCATCCCGCCCCTTCGATGCAGATCGCGATGGATTTGTCATGGGCGAAGGAGCAGGTATCCTGGTTCTGGAGACGCTCGATCACGCCCTGGCGCGAGGAGCCCGGATCTATGCCGAGGTTGCCGGAAGCGGCATGACCGATGATGCCTACCATCTCACGGCGCCTCATCCCGAAGGGATCGGTGCAGCCCGGGCGATCAAGGCTGCGCTGGCCGATGGAGGGCTGGTGCCCGAGGATATCGACTATGTGAACGCTCACGGAACCTCAACTCCCGTAAATGATCCCACCGAGACAAGGGCAATCAGGAATGCCTTCGGTGATCATGCCGAGAAGCTGGCTGTGTCGTCAACCAAGTCAATGACTGGGCATTGCGTGGGTGCTGCCGGGGGAATAGAGGCGATCGCTTCTGTGCTGGCGATCCACGACAGCTTTATCCCGCCCACGATCAACTTTGAGAAGCCCGGTGAGGGGTGTGATCTGGACTATGTTCCCGGCACGGGGCGGCGGCAGCCGGTTCGGGCCGCCCTGAGCACATCCCTCGGATTCGGGGGGCACAACGGGGTGATCATCTTCAGGAAGTATGAATAA
- a CDS encoding class II fumarate hydratase — protein sequence MTPRPGEPHATRVESDTMGEMTLPAWALWGAQTERARENFDVSPLRIPRGMIVALGLVKKHAARANAGLGVLDPPLAEAIETAAAEIIAGTWNDHFPLDVFQTGSGTSWNMNINEVISNRANELLGGTRGSKTPIHPNDHVNRGQSSNDVIPTAIHLANRIALEDLLQALQVLAESLRKKEQDFSALIKLGRTHLQDAVPMTLGQEFSGFAVQIEKARDRIRATASDLEELALGGTALGTGLNCEPGFAQTVARTLAEETGLPFRSAPNKFEAIASRDAQVALMGALNTLATSLMKIANDLRLLASGPRGGLGEITLPSLQPGSSIMPGKVNPVIPEMVIQVAAHINGKALSVTIAGQHGPLELNMMLPLIAHETLSALELLTRTCRVFAERAILGIEADPERLSYWIEWSLALVTPLAREIGYDKAAHLAYQAYREKRMIRDVVRESGFLTEQQIQDLLDPGKMV from the coding sequence ATGACCCCCCGGCCTGGTGAACCTCATGCCACGAGGGTTGAATCGGACACCATGGGAGAGATGACCTTGCCTGCCTGGGCTCTCTGGGGAGCCCAGACAGAGCGAGCCCGGGAGAATTTCGATGTTTCGCCCCTTCGGATTCCCCGGGGGATGATCGTCGCGCTTGGTCTGGTCAAGAAGCACGCCGCCCGGGCCAACGCCGGTCTGGGGGTTCTGGACCCTCCCTTGGCAGAGGCGATCGAGACCGCCGCCGCCGAGATTATCGCCGGAACATGGAACGATCACTTTCCCCTGGACGTTTTCCAGACCGGAAGCGGCACCAGCTGGAACATGAACATCAACGAAGTGATCTCCAACCGGGCAAACGAACTCCTGGGAGGAACCCGGGGGAGCAAAACTCCCATCCACCCGAACGATCACGTAAACCGGGGGCAGTCCTCCAACGATGTAATTCCTACGGCAATCCACCTGGCAAACCGCATCGCCCTGGAAGACCTGCTGCAGGCCCTCCAGGTGCTGGCTGAGAGCTTGCGCAAAAAAGAGCAGGACTTCTCTGCCCTGATAAAACTGGGAAGAACCCATCTTCAGGATGCGGTTCCCATGACTCTGGGCCAGGAGTTTTCCGGCTTTGCCGTACAAATTGAAAAAGCCCGGGACCGCATCAGGGCCACAGCATCCGATCTGGAAGAACTTGCCCTGGGAGGAACCGCTCTGGGAACGGGCCTCAACTGCGAGCCCGGATTTGCCCAGACCGTGGCCAGGACCCTCGCCGAAGAGACGGGACTCCCCTTCCGAAGCGCCCCCAACAAGTTTGAGGCGATCGCCTCCCGCGACGCCCAGGTAGCGCTCATGGGAGCACTCAACACACTGGCCACAAGTCTCATGAAAATCGCCAACGATCTGCGTCTTCTGGCGAGTGGCCCCCGGGGAGGACTGGGCGAAATCACGCTCCCCTCACTCCAGCCGGGAAGCTCCATCATGCCGGGCAAGGTCAACCCCGTGATTCCCGAGATGGTCATCCAGGTCGCAGCCCACATCAACGGCAAGGCCCTGAGCGTCACCATCGCCGGTCAGCACGGCCCTCTGGAGCTGAACATGATGCTCCCCCTTATTGCCCACGAAACACTCTCCGCCCTGGAACTGCTCACAAGAACCTGTCGGGTCTTTGCCGAGCGGGCCATTTTGGGGATCGAGGCGGACCCGGAACGGCTTTCCTACTGGATCGAGTGGTCACTTGCTCTGGTCACCCCCCTGGCCCGGGAAATCGGCTACGACAAGGCGGCACATCTTGCCTATCAGGCCTACAGGGAAAAGCGGATGATTCGTGATGTGGTCCGAGAAAGCGGTTTTCTCACGGAACAGCAGATTCAGGATTTGCTTGATCCGGGAAAAATGGTTTAA
- a CDS encoding NGG1p interacting factor NIF3 translates to MFKLVFFVPPDHAEAVKEAVFQAGGGSYEKYDRCSWQSQGTGQFRPLSGSNPFIGRAGIGEAGQLERLEEFRVEILLPDHVALAAVEALLRAHPYEEPAYEVYRIFQHKDLSKEVMP, encoded by the coding sequence ATGTTCAAACTGGTATTTTTTGTCCCTCCCGACCACGCGGAAGCGGTGAAGGAGGCTGTTTTTCAGGCTGGCGGTGGATCCTACGAGAAATACGACCGTTGCTCGTGGCAATCACAGGGGACCGGACAGTTTCGGCCTCTTTCGGGGAGCAACCCCTTCATTGGAAGGGCTGGCATCGGGGAGGCGGGCCAACTGGAACGCCTGGAGGAGTTTCGCGTGGAAATTCTGCTGCCCGACCATGTGGCCCTGGCCGCTGTGGAAGCCCTCCTCAGGGCTCACCCCTACGAAGAACCGGCCTACGAAGTCTACCGGATCTTCCAGCATAAGGACCTCTCGAAGGAGGTCATGCCATGA
- the fabG gene encoding 3-oxoacyl-[acyl-carrier-protein] reductase, whose translation MDKALLQGKVAVVTGGSRGIGRAIVEQFLLNGAVVHYFSRTEGGSLEYFRNQVPGADVTHHEVDVSNEEALQAAFEEIFTLREGIDILVNNAGITRDGLIMRMSLEDWETVQTINLTSAFLASRAVARHMIKRRSGSIINITSVVGKIGNAGQANYAASKAGLIGFTKSLARETASRGVRVNAVAPGFIATEMTEKLSPQQQEQLTEQIPLGRIGEAGDVAGACLFLASDMASYITGEILTVGGGLAM comes from the coding sequence TTGGATAAAGCCTTGCTGCAAGGAAAAGTAGCTGTCGTTACGGGAGGATCCCGAGGGATCGGTCGCGCCATTGTGGAACAGTTTCTGCTGAATGGCGCGGTGGTCCATTACTTCTCGCGAACCGAAGGGGGCTCCCTCGAATATTTTCGCAACCAGGTTCCTGGGGCCGATGTAACCCACCACGAGGTGGATGTGAGCAATGAGGAGGCCCTTCAGGCTGCCTTTGAGGAAATCTTCACCCTCCGCGAGGGGATAGATATTCTGGTGAACAACGCCGGGATCACCCGGGACGGGCTGATCATGAGAATGTCGCTGGAAGACTGGGAGACCGTTCAGACGATAAACCTGACCAGCGCATTTCTTGCCAGCCGGGCCGTGGCACGACACATGATCAAGCGAAGATCCGGCTCGATCATAAACATCACCTCGGTGGTGGGAAAGATCGGAAACGCGGGACAGGCAAATTATGCGGCCAGTAAGGCGGGGCTTATCGGGTTCACCAAGAGCCTGGCCCGGGAGACAGCAAGCCGGGGGGTTCGGGTGAATGCCGTTGCCCCGGGGTTTATCGCCACGGAAATGACGGAAAAGCTCTCTCCCCAGCAGCAGGAACAGCTCACAGAGCAGATTCCTCTGGGCAGAATCGGGGAAGCTGGTGATGTGGCTGGAGCGTGTCTGTTCCTTGCTTCGGATATGGCCTCCTACATCACCGGTGAGATCCTCACCGTGGGCGGCGGCCTTGCCATGTGA
- a CDS encoding aspartate aminotransferase family protein has product MTSTPLRTPAMTDETPFARNYARQVLEIASGRGCIVKDTRGNSYLDFGSGIAVNALGYGDRGLARRVARQMRKLVHVSNLYATTPSLALAEQLLELAAPVGRTPFQAVHFGNSGAEANEAAIKYARLRAHHHKGPGHHTIVAFEKAFHGRTLGALSATPNEAYRKKFEPLLPGFTFLPLNDRAALDRAVTEETAAVILEPLQGEGGLNSPSPEMVELLNRISAEREVLVIADEIQTGLGRLGELFGSTVIGLTPDIITLSKPLAGGLPLSATLIPASINERLEPGDHGTTFGGGPVTAEAGRYVLDRITAPGFMDQVRQRAQELEEGLQGLQKRYSWITERPGQGLLRGLRIDLGTDQEGLFPTILPTALERGLLILRSGSDVIRIAPPLIISRRDMQRGLAILDTVFHTINARRHQ; this is encoded by the coding sequence ATGACCAGCACCCCCCTACGCACCCCAGCCATGACCGATGAAACTCCCTTTGCCAGAAACTACGCCAGACAGGTTCTGGAGATCGCCAGCGGTCGAGGTTGTATCGTGAAAGATACCCGGGGCAACTCATACCTGGATTTCGGCTCGGGGATCGCCGTAAACGCCCTGGGCTACGGTGATCGCGGCCTCGCCCGCAGGGTGGCCCGCCAGATGAGAAAACTGGTCCATGTCTCCAACCTCTACGCAACCACTCCTTCACTGGCCCTGGCGGAGCAACTCCTTGAACTCGCCGCTCCCGTGGGGAGAACCCCCTTTCAGGCAGTCCATTTCGGAAACAGCGGGGCCGAAGCAAACGAAGCAGCGATAAAATACGCCCGCCTCCGGGCGCACCACCACAAGGGCCCGGGTCATCACACGATCGTGGCCTTCGAGAAAGCCTTTCACGGACGAACCCTGGGAGCACTTTCAGCCACACCGAACGAAGCCTACCGGAAAAAGTTTGAACCCCTGCTCCCGGGCTTCACCTTCCTGCCCCTGAACGATCGGGCTGCCCTGGACCGGGCCGTTACGGAAGAGACAGCTGCGGTGATCCTGGAGCCCCTCCAGGGCGAAGGAGGCCTGAACAGCCCTTCCCCGGAGATGGTGGAGTTGCTTAACCGGATCAGCGCCGAACGGGAAGTTCTGGTCATCGCCGACGAGATCCAAACCGGCCTGGGACGTCTGGGAGAGCTCTTTGGCAGCACCGTGATCGGCCTCACCCCCGATATCATTACCCTCTCGAAACCTCTTGCAGGAGGACTGCCCCTTTCGGCAACGCTGATTCCTGCCTCAATAAACGAACGTCTGGAACCCGGTGACCACGGCACCACCTTTGGGGGGGGACCGGTCACGGCCGAGGCCGGGCGCTACGTCCTGGACAGAATCACCGCACCAGGCTTCATGGATCAGGTCCGGCAACGGGCTCAAGAACTTGAGGAGGGGCTTCAAGGACTGCAAAAACGCTATTCCTGGATCACGGAACGTCCCGGACAGGGGCTGCTGCGGGGTCTGCGAATCGATCTGGGCACCGATCAGGAAGGCCTTTTCCCCACAATTCTGCCCACGGCCCTGGAGAGGGGCCTTTTGATCCTGCGGTCGGGAAGCGATGTAATCAGAATCGCCCCGCCCCTGATCATCTCCCGACGTGATATGCAACGCGGTCTCGCGATTCTTGACACCGTTTTTCACACTATTAATGCCAGGAGGCACCAATGA
- a CDS encoding argininosuccinate synthase, giving the protein MTQSAHPAQEREIRKIVLAYSGGLDTSIIIPWLKEQHPGVEIIGICTNVGQDEDWEGMEAKALASGASKLVIQDIREEFARDFLFPMLRAGAIYEGKYLLGTSIARPLQAKHQVDLALAEGAEAVAHGCTGKGNDQVRFELTYKALAPHLEVIAPWRTWDITSREEAIAYARRNNIPLGNISEKNIYSRDWNIWHMSHEGGDLENPWNRPKEEMLQLSCSPKDAPDKETELILDFEKGIPVGINGSAMAPLEILAHLNKVGGENGIGRADLVETRLVGMKSRGVYETPAGTILFQALRELEMITLDFDTLEIKNQLALRYASLIYAGKWYTHFRESLDSYMETAAKYMTGSVRVVLYKGNIIIAGRKSPYSLYIEDLASFGESSYNHNDATGFINLYGLATGVQALVHKYRDLDEGPAHQMREMASFSEK; this is encoded by the coding sequence ATGACACAATCGGCTCATCCCGCACAGGAGCGGGAAATCAGGAAGATCGTCCTCGCCTACTCCGGAGGGCTGGATACCTCTATCATCATCCCCTGGTTGAAGGAACAGCACCCCGGCGTAGAAATCATCGGGATCTGCACAAACGTGGGACAAGACGAGGACTGGGAGGGAATGGAAGCAAAGGCCCTCGCCTCGGGAGCATCCAAGCTGGTTATTCAGGATATCCGGGAGGAGTTTGCCCGGGATTTTCTCTTCCCCATGCTTCGCGCCGGCGCGATCTACGAAGGGAAATATCTCCTGGGAACCTCCATCGCGCGACCGCTCCAGGCAAAACACCAGGTAGACCTGGCCCTGGCCGAGGGTGCCGAGGCTGTTGCTCACGGCTGTACCGGCAAGGGAAACGACCAGGTCCGCTTTGAACTCACCTACAAGGCCCTGGCCCCACACCTGGAAGTGATTGCCCCCTGGCGAACCTGGGATATTACCAGCCGTGAAGAGGCAATCGCCTACGCCCGAAGGAACAACATTCCCCTGGGGAACATCAGCGAGAAGAACATCTACTCCCGGGACTGGAATATCTGGCACATGAGCCACGAAGGAGGCGACCTGGAAAACCCCTGGAATCGCCCCAAGGAAGAAATGCTCCAGCTTTCCTGTTCGCCCAAGGACGCCCCCGACAAGGAAACTGAACTCATCCTGGACTTCGAGAAGGGCATCCCCGTGGGAATCAACGGATCGGCCATGGCTCCCCTGGAAATCCTGGCCCACCTGAACAAGGTGGGAGGCGAAAACGGAATCGGCCGGGCCGATCTGGTCGAGACACGTCTTGTGGGAATGAAAAGTCGAGGTGTCTACGAGACACCGGCAGGAACGATCCTCTTCCAGGCTCTACGCGAGCTGGAAATGATCACTCTCGATTTCGATACCCTAGAGATCAAGAACCAGCTGGCTCTGCGGTACGCCAGCCTGATCTACGCGGGCAAGTGGTATACCCATTTCCGGGAATCCCTGGATTCCTATATGGAGACAGCGGCAAAGTACATGACCGGATCTGTTCGGGTTGTTCTCTACAAGGGAAACATTATCATCGCTGGACGAAAATCACCTTACTCCCTCTATATCGAAGATCTGGCCAGTTTTGGCGAAAGCAGCTACAACCACAACGACGCCACGGGGTTCATCAACCTCTATGGCCTCGCCACGGGAGTGCAGGCCCTGGTGCACAAGTACCGGGATCTTGACGAAGGACCGGCCCACCAGATGAGGGAGATGGCCAGCTTCTCCGAGAAATAG
- the rd gene encoding rubredoxin — MKKYVCDLCGYIYDPAEGDPDSDVPAGTSFEDLPEDWVCPVCGADKDEFSPTED, encoded by the coding sequence ATGAAAAAGTACGTTTGTGACTTGTGCGGTTACATCTACGATCCGGCCGAGGGAGACCCCGACAGCGACGTCCCCGCAGGCACGTCCTTTGAAGATCTCCCCGAGGATTGGGTCTGTCCCGTCTGCGGCGCAGACAAGGACGAGTTCAGCCCCACCGAGGACTGA